The sequence below is a genomic window from Phoenix dactylifera cultivar Barhee BC4 chromosome 8, palm_55x_up_171113_PBpolish2nd_filt_p, whole genome shotgun sequence.
atattttttttatatctacccattaagaatattttggtcattttaatttaaaatcgttaattttttaacggcattagatgacatggatacatatgcaaaaataaggataaaaaatggtacaataataaaataatgttTTACGAGAATATACaggtaaatatcaattttgaaaagatatccatgtaaaatttaatatttagatgaaTGTTCAagtaaaaaattctaaaaaaaaacaacCGTATGGTCCGTATCACTTTATGTaaccatttttttaataaaaaaaccaAAACTGTCATTAATGTGCCCGTGAGAGTTTTAGTAGGATGCTCTCTCGGAACCGTGAATTGTAGGGATGGAGATAAGTTAATGGTGGTGCGGTGGAACTCAAGTGAGACTTCTGTGATGTCAGAAATATATTCTATGGTAATATCGTCAGCAATGTTAGCGTTGCAGTTATTGTCTTCCAAAGGCCACGAGAGGATAATTGTAGGAAGTTTGGCTCGGGTTCACGCCTATGCTGTTCTTTTGGTGAGCAGGCCCACATAATTCTTCAACAACAGGAATTCGCGTGTTGCAGTATCAGGTATGGAGCCATTTCGCAGTGCAGCTTTTTATAGGTGGAATCATGGACGGCAGTGATTACACCTGCTTCAAAGAATTATGCACTAAGAGATgtgcagaaaaagaaaaataaaggccTAAAGAAACGGTAACATCGAAGGCCAGATTGATTGATGAAGGAAACTGGAAGAATCCCAAAGCTGAAACTTATTAGAATATTAGACCAAGAACAGAGCGAGGTGACTTCAGGAAAGATTAAAGAGACCAGTCCTGGCTTGTCTGACTGGCATCAAGAATAAAGCAACGCAAAAAGCCTTTACGATACTCTCAAAATTAAATGCCATTCCAGGAGCAGACAAATGGTATAAAGAAACCTGGAGATGGCGGTCCCGACAACTGCTTGGATGGAATTGAGCTTCTTAGCATTTACACCTGATTCCACGTACAAATCAACAAGTCAACATATACTTCATCAGAATTACCCAAGTTAAAACTATAAGAGCTTAAGTATTTATTGAAATGCTAGATATTGATTGcaatattattttaaatgaaAATAGTTGGCCAAATAgcaaggatgatattaaaataCATGTACAATTTCATTTTTTGTGGATAACCTTATTTAccatatgaaaaaaaataaaacgaaCTTGAAGTGAGATTTGTGATTCCATAAAACATAGAAAAGGGAGTGAAAAAGTTGATGTCATATCGAGCCAAAATGCCCTTGTAGTCAAAACATCCATGCTTTCACATAGTTATGCATGCAAGGTAAAGAAAAAAGTATGCCAGATGGCAAAACGATACATGCATGTGATGAATCTTGATTTTGTTGCAACGCTCAAACTATCAATAAGATTgccagaaaaaaaataaatgatgtaGAAGTCAATGAGGAATTCTTGGCCTAAACCCTGTCAGATGAATTATTTACATACAGCCAAACTAAATCATAGGATCATAATTGATCAATCCAGGGCAAATGGTCCGGGCACCAAGGTGACAACAAATCAAACTAATACTAAGCAAAATATGATTACACATTTCGTGCTGCAACAATTAGAAGACACCATGCTCCAAAAGATTGTGCTATAACAATTCCACTTAACAAGTTAAAAAAACATCGTGTATAAGCATTCATCCAATCAAAATCTTTGCCCTAGCCCCTAGCTGATAACACATCGAAATGTTTCATCTGACTAGTCTGAGAAGAATTATCCAACCGAgaaatattctttccatttctcCTGTAAAATGCCTGATCTTGTATCTGCAGAGTTTCAGTTCTGAAAGCCACTTGATGTACCTGTAGAAAAGCAAGCATACTTACAGCAAATATAGCAGCATTCCCTAATACACTGTCAATCCTTTCCAATCTAAATGATTTCTTGGCTAAAGCCAGACCAGAAATTAACATCTGCACCAAGACACGCGACCTTTTTCCTTCATGAATTTCTAAATTACCACCTGACTGATTCCTTGGCATCTCATAAAGGTTTTCTGGCGAGACAAAACGACCTGTATCAGGCACATCTCCAACAAACTCCATAGCTTCTTCAATGACTTTGTACTTCTTTCCCTGATGATCAGCCAACCTCATTGCAAGGATAATGCGACTTTGCTCTAaccttgctattgcagcatctCGTTCTGCTTGCTGCTGTGATTGTACAGTCTGTAGGGCAATGATACATGTAAACTTAATGTTAGAGACATCCCTAATATATTATAACCATATGCAGATGTCTTGCGGCAAAATACAAGTTGCTCTAAATGTGATCAATAACTTTAAACAATAATTAGCAATAGGATGCCATTTGTGAATACATCTCTGAGAAGGATAGTGGTAAGTATTCTAGACTCaatttttttgtgaaatttGTTCGGAATTTTTAGAGAAGAACATCCCTGCCTAATGAGTTGCTTATTTGAAAACAACATTATATTGGATATGCATAGAGAACATCAAGGATTCCTCAAGCAATTATAAATCATTGGATGGATATACTAATAATGCTAATGGTGTTGCAACCAATCTGTCCCACTTCAATCTTGTTGGTATAAGAGCATATTGTCAGACAAAACCGAAATTCAGAAAACAATCTACTGACAATGTTCATGGTGTTGGTTAAAGAACAGAATATAACAGCAACTGAAAAACAATAAACTTTCTCGTGGACACAAGCCCTCTTGTCCTAAAACGTTTGCTGACAATAAACTGGGCTCTGTACAAAAAAGTGGCATGTTACAGTTTAAATGAACCACTAGTAAGAACATCAGAGTAACCCTGGGGGAATGTAAAAGAGTGTCTAAATCTCTCCAACTAAAGATGGAGAAAGGAGATAGAATTCAACAGTCATCATAAAAATGAATTTGTAAATAGTGGAGCAAAATGAAACAGACTAGAATGAAGATCTCATGCTATTAATTAACCATGAATATAATCAGATAAGAAGACCCATTTACAAAACCTTTATCTGGATCAATACTTTTAGCATATATATAACTGGAGGTTAAGCAAGAAAATTCAAAGGAGGAATAACTTGACAGCATCAAGAGGATCATGGGAACTCTACAAATCTGTGGTTTTTGGCGGAGTAAACATGTGGACAGAAGTTCCTCAATGGGACACCATTCTTTAATTTCATCTTCCAAGTCCTACGAATATATAAGACCTGTTACACTTTTAGCCTGAGACCCACATCACAGGACTCACCCTCAACCAAATAAGGTCCAGACAATCAGATAATCAGGGTTGCTTTCTTCctactctttttctttttcactttATCTTTACACCAACAAAGTTTTGAACCTTGAACACTACTCTaattattaaaaagaaagaaagaaagaaagaaagaaaattgagAGTTTCTCTGCTAGGCATTCCATGAGAGAGCCAGCAACTTATTTTAGAAGTTTGTAGCACTTGAAATCTCATCAAAACATATAACTACTTCTGATACCTAGTATATGAGTTGAGCAAAGGTCCCCTGCgttgctcttttcttctccatgAGTAAATTGTTGACATTTTCCTTTCAGATAACACATTCATAAACAtcttttgaaaaaagaaataactCATTGAAATAGAAATCATAAAAACATGTAGGAGCTATATGGATCATGCACAAGTAATGAAgtgagacaaaaaaaaaagacataaaCAAACTTCAGATAACACATGCATAAATATCTTTTGAAAACGGAAATAAGCCATTCATATAGAAATTAGAAAAACATGTAGGAGCTTCTGTCCAAAAATGTTATGTGGACCATGCACAAGTAATGAAGTGAGACAAGAAAGCATAAACAAAGAACACCCCTGTCAATAGAATGTTAAATCAAATATGTCACACAATTAAGAAGTTTGTGGATCAATTTCAACCAAAGACTTAAAAAAAACTGAAAAGAAGTGTTATTTTTAACATTTTAGAAGCTAAAACTGTTTTCTCCCGCAAGAATTATTCTAGTTCTAAATGCCAATGATCCTTCCAGCACACAAGAtgatttttttccccaaaaaaatCGTGAATTTATAAACCCCCGATCCCGTGAAAATATcatgaaaagagaaaaataaagtaTCTACGGATTATGATCACAAATTTACTCGTCTAAAAATAAGGCAGCAGCCAATTTATTCAAACGTCGGTTAGCCATAAAAATATAAGCCTTTTATTTTCCAACCACAGAACAAATCGAAACAGGCAAATAAGGAATCCAAACAAAAGAGAATTTTGAAGTAGCTCACGTGGAAGAACTCGAGCTGGTCCTCGAGATTCTCGAGGGCGGTCCGTATGGCGTTGAGGCTCCTCGCCTCCGCCATCGCCGcgtcgtcctcctcctctcgGAAATCCTTCACGTAAACGAACCCGCTCCCGCCATCACCGCCCCCTCCGGCCGCCGGCGGAGGGTGCTTCTTCTCCCGGGCGGATTGGCTCAGGGCCTTTACGGATTTGAGGAAGTGCGCCCGGGAGATGTCGTGGATGGCGTCGCTGATCTTGTCGTGGAGGTCCCAGATCCTGTCCAGCACCACCTCCATCTCCATCTCCCATCTCATCGAGAACGATTTCTAcggttagggttagggtctcGGGGTCGTCTTCTTTCCTTCGATTCGGGAGTCGGAGGACACCTGGGAGACGCTTCcggagagaagagggagggaaaGGAACGAAAACGGAAACTAGAGTGAAAGCGGGGAAGTTTGTAGTTTTTAAGGGCGAGATCTTAGTGGAACGAGGGCTCAATCGTAGGCTGTGATGTGGACCGTGTCATTTAATTAGTATATTTCGCCCACGGTGAGCAGTGCCCCGCGCCCATTCTCGAGTTGGTGGCAAATTAATCGAGGCCTTTGGTCTTCGGACACCTTTTTAAATTGAAGTCGGCAATGCGGTTGCGGGCTCTTTTAGCGGTGCAGATTAATTTGTATTGCTATCTTGGTTGTTTTATCAATGATTTTGATTAAggtcttaccttctttggagttttGAGGTCCTAGACATACTATAAAAGAAGGTTATTGCAGGTACAAAGCACAATAaacaatttttttgaaaaaaaaaactttatagtATATACGAATATAATCATGGAGGTGGACTCTTTAACGGTGACCATAAATTGTGCACCTTCAAAGTTTGGTCCTATTGGCTTTACCAAACTTAAAAGTAGAACTTGAGCTTCGTCTTAGGTTTATCCAAATcaaaaaaccttttttttctttctttttaaagaaataaCTAGAATGTGACAGCTAGAATTAGACTTTGTTAAAACAAGCCGGAATGCATGCAGGACTCAGGCAGCTAGACCCACTAGGGTGCTCCTCCTGGGCCATAGATGCCACAATGGCAAACTACAAATGGCATATTTGAACTTCACCAGTTATaagaaaattattaaaaattattgCATAAACTTGAAAAGCTTTTCAACTTTCCGCGACCAACTAAGGCTATCAAATTGGTGAGGCTTGCTTCTATGTTAAATATTGTAAAAATCTATCAACTTTTACTATTGTGATGGATCTCAGAAGAAGAATAAAGAGAATCAAGAAGATAGAGAGGATAAATGCAGCACACATTGTCAAACCGACTCATTCATAGTGACCATAAACTACGTAGCGAGACCATGAAGGTGGACTCATTAATAGTGACCATAAACTACGCACATTTGGAGTTTGGTTGTATTGGCTTTACCGAACTTAGGGTTGAACATGAGCTCCATCTTAGATTTATCCAATTCGATAagtccttttttcctttttctttttaaagaaaCAACTAGAATTACGCATGATTAAATTGAGTTGGAATGCATGGGCAGCTTGGCCCACCAGGGTGCTCCTTTTGATCCAATGTCATCTACAGCCAGATTTCTT
It includes:
- the LOC103702936 gene encoding plastid division protein PDV1-like — its product is MRWEMEMEVVLDRIWDLHDKISDAIHDISRAHFLKSVKALSQSAREKKHPPPAAGGGGDGGSGFVYVKDFREEEDDAAMAEARSLNAIRTALENLEDQLEFFHTVQSQQQAERDAAIARLEQSRIILAMRLADHQGKKYKVIEEAMEFVGDVPDTGRFVSPENLYEMPRNQSGGNLEIHEGKRSRVLVQMLISGLALAKKSFRLERIDSVLGNAAIFAVSMLAFLQVHQVAFRTETLQIQDQAFYRRNGKNISRLDNSSQTSQMKHFDVLSARG